The Polyangium aurulentum genomic interval GTGCCCTCGAGGATCACCTCGTACCGCTCCTTTCCCACCGAGCCGAAGGCGCCGTAGGTGTTCACGATGCCCAGCGGATCGAACGAGGTGTTCATGACCTGCCGGGAGGAGAGGAGATTGGCGACGGGCTGGATGCTGAAGATGGCGACGACGGTCGCGAGGACCGCGGCGGCAATCCTGTGCGCGCGCGCGGGCTCCCTCTCGTTCGCCGCGAGCGCGCGCGCGCGCAGGCGGGAGGGCAAGAGCCGCGCGAGCGCCTCGTCGTCGAAGCACGCGATGGCGGGGACGATCGTCAGCCAGTTGAGAAACGACAGGTTTCCGCTGAGGATGAGCACGACCTGGAACAGCACGAAGAGCGCGCCGGCGACGAGCCGCGGCTTGCGCGGGCCGAATGCGAAGAGGGGCGCGACGAGCTCGACCAGGTGATTGAAGAGCACGCCGCCCACGTGCGCGGCGCGCGGGAGCTGGTGCAGGAGCCAGGACACCGGGCTCGGCACGGGCTGGGTCTCGTAATGGTAGACGAGGCAGGTGAGATCGCGCCAGCAGGGGTCGCCGCGCAGCTTGATGAGCCCGGCGCCGAGCATGATGCGGACGATGAGCCAGCGGTAGAGGACGATCACGACGCGGGGCGGCGGCGGGCCCGAGAAGGGGCCGAGCGAGCGAATCGGGCAGAGGAAGATCGCCAAAAAGCCCGTCTCGAGGAGCTGGATCTCCCAGCCGTAGCCATAAAAGATCTGGCCCACGTGCGACAGCGACATGTAAAGGGCCCAGAGGACGAGCTGCGCGATTGCGTTGGTGACGCCCAGCATGACGGCCAGGGACAGCCCGGCGCCGAGCGCGCAGAGGAGCGTGAGGGTGCCGTCGCTCGCGCCGAGCCAGAACAGCAGCGTGGGCACGCGCCGGAACGCGGCGAGGCGCGTGCCCGAAAACGACACGACCTGATCGAGGAACGCGTCGGCGGGCAAGAGGCCCTCGTGGCCGACCAGGGCGGGCATCTGGCGAGCGGCCGAGAAGAAGGCGACGAAATAGACGAGGCCGAGCAGCCTCAGGAGGAAAAAGCGCGTGATTGTATACGTGCGAGGTGGCTCGAGAAAGCGTCGGAGCGGGCTCTCCCGCAGCCCCGCGGGCAGATCGTCCTCGGCCCCCCCCTCCGTGCGCGTGTCCGCCATGCCGGGCGAACAGCGTGGCCTGCGAGGCAGGGGGCTGCAAGCGAGCGCTTGGCCGTATCGTCGCGGACGTGCCTCGGGTAGTATCTCCATCTTATGAAGCGAACCTCTTTCTCGACGTGGGCTTGTGTTTTGGGGGCGCTCGGCCTGTTCATCGGCGGGGCGTGTGGTGGGACGGGCTCGGGGGAGACGTCCGGGGGCGGGGCGTCGGGCGCGACGGCGGGGACTGCCGCGGGCGGCGCGGGCGGCGCGGGCGGCAGCGGCGCGGGCACGATCGGCGGCTGCGAGCCGGCGTGTACGGCCCCGCAGGTGTGCAGCGCGGCGGGCGTGTGCATCGACGAGGGCACCTGCGCGGCCGACGGCGATTGCATGCCCGGCACGATCTGCGACCTGACCACGAAAGCTTGCGTCCCCGGCGGCGCTTGCGGCGCGCAGGAGGCCAAGGTCGACAACGCCCCGCCGAACCTGCTCGTCGTGCTCGACCGCTCCTGCTCGATGACCGAGGCGGTCGGCGCCAGCAACAAGTGGAAGATCGCGGTCGCGGCCATCAACAAGATGACCGAGGCTTACAAAGGCAAGATCCGCTTCGGCCTCGGGCTCTTCCCCGATACCGTCGCGCCGAACTGCGGCCAGGACAAGATGGTCATCCCGGTGGGCCCGGACAACGAGACGCCGATTCAAACGCTGCTCACGGCGGCGTTGAAGACGGCGGACCCCTATTATCCTGACAACCCCTGCGTCACGAACATCGACACGGCCATGACCCAGGCGGCCACCGAGCCCGCGTTCATGGATGCCGATCGCGACAGCTACGCGCTGCTCATCTCCGACGGCAAGCAATCGGCGGGCTGCGATCCGAACGGCAATGCCGACGTGATGACCGAGGCGACGATCAAGAACCTCTACGAGGTGCAGGGCGTGCCCACCTTCGTGCTCGGGTTCGGCTCGGGCATCGATCCGGCGCAGATGAACAAGTTCGCGGTCGCGGGCGGGGTGCCCAAGGACGGGGCGAACAAGTATTACAACGCCGCGAACCAGGACAGCCTCGACATGGCCCTCGCCGCGATCGCGCAGAAGACGCTCTCGTGCGCCTACACGCTCGACAAGAAGCCCGCCAGCGCGTCGGAGATCTACGTCTTCTTCGACAACGTCACGACGCCCGTCCCGCGCGACGTCACGCACATGGACGGCTGGGACTACGACTCGGCCGCCAATCAGGTCGTCTTCTACGGGCCGGCCTGCGACAGCCTGAAGACCGGGGTCATCAAGGATCTCGACATCGTGCTCGGCTGCAGCGAGCCCACCCCGAACTAGCGCGATGAAGCCCGTCCGCCCGCACCCGACCCTCACCGACGCCGAAGTCGAGGCGCAGGGAGGGTTCGTCGAGCGGCTCGCGGACGACGGCGCGAGCGCGTTCCTCATCGCAATCGCGCCGCATGGCGGCTGGATCGAGCGATTCACCGACATGCAGGCCGAGCGGCTCAGGGACGCGCTCGCGGGCTTCGGGGCCTCGTCGTGGCTTTGCCGTGGCCATCGGCCGGGCGGCGGCGCCTACGCGAGCTTTCACGTCCCCTCGACGGACATCGACGAGGCGTCCTTTCCGCTGCTCGGCCGCGTCCTCGGGCGCGGCTTCGCCCACGCCGTCGCGTTCCATGGCCACGACGTGCCCGGCGTGCTCATCGGAGGCTCCGCGCCCGAGGCGCAGAAGCTCGCGGTGAAGGCCGCGATCGAGGTCGCGCTCGCGGGCGCGGGGGTCGCCGTGCGCGTCGCCGACGCGTCGTGCCGGCACGCGGGGGAGAGCCCGCGCAACGTCGTCAACCGCCTCGCGCCGGGCGGCGGGCTGCAGATCGAGCAATGCATGCGCGCGCGACAATCGCACTGGGCCGCGATCGCGGACGCGGTCGCCTCCGTGTACTTGGCGCGTACTTGACGCTCGCTCGTCCGCCTTTGCGCGAGGGCGCTTGAGCCTCGCCGCCGCGCGTGCAAAGCTCGAGGTAGATTGACGCTTCCCACCCTCACGTTCGGCGTGGTTCCCTTCAAGCAGGACAATGGCGCGCGCCTGCTGTTGAACGACTTTTGCGCGCGGCTCGGCGACGCGATCGGGCACGTCGTTCACCCGCACCGGGCGCCGTCGCCCGAGGCGCTCGCCGCCGCCGTCAGCGCGGGCCGCGTCCACGTCGCCTGGCTGTCGCCCACGCTGCTCGCGACGTCGAAGCTCGCGGACCTCGTCGTGCCGCTCGCGAGCTCGATCCGCGAGGGATCCGCCCAGTATCACGCCGCGCTCTTCGCGCGCGACGATTCTCCGATCAAGGCCGCCGAGGATCTGGCGAGAAAGCGCGTCGCGTGGGTCGCGCCCTCGAGCGCCTCCGGGTACATCTACCCGCGCCTCGCCCTCGCGCGCCGCGGGCTCGATCCGCGCACGCTCTTCGCCTCGGAGGGGTTTCATCAATCGCATGGCGCCGTCGCCGCGGCCGTGAGCGAGGGGCGCGCGGACGTGGGGGCGACGTTCGTGAGCTTCGAGAACGGAGACCCGTCGCGGCCCGTCGCGCGCGCGGGCTTTCGCGAGCTCGAAGGCGCGAGCCCCGCGCGGATCGTCCTCATGGCGGGCCCGATCCCCGCCGACGTCATCGTCGCGCTCCGCTCGTTCAACCCGCAGTTCCGGGCGAACCTGCTTCGCGCGCTCAAGGTCCTCGCCGCGGGCGAGGCGACGAGCGCGAGCGTCCAGTCCATCTTCGGGGTGAGGACCTTCGCGGCGCACTCCGAGAACGCGCTCGCGACCCTGCACCAGATGATCAAGAGCGCCCGCGACATGGGGCTCTTGTAGGATCGACCGTGCGTCTCGCCCTTCGTCGCGTATTGCTGCCGCTCGTCCTGCTCTCGACGGGCTGCGCCTCCGATCCTCCGCCCCCCAGGCCGGGGCCCGTGGCCGCGCCCGAGAATGCAGGCGCCGCCGTTTTACCCGCGCGCGCCGAGCCCACGAGCGGCGCACGGGTCGCAATCGACGCGGGCGCGGACGCGGAGGCGCCCGTCGCGAAGGACGCGAAGGGCGCGCGGCCCAGGCTCGGCTCGATCGGGTATACGACCTGGATCGTCTCCGACAAGCTCGCCAAGAACCGGATCGGGCAGGTTCGTCCGGGCACCACCATTCCGCTTCGCAGCGAGGCGCCCGTCGAGCTGCCGCGCCGCTCGGATCATGGCCGCTGCAAGAGCGGGCGCCTGTACGAGGTCGAGCCCCGCGGGTACGTCTGCGAGGACGACACGGTGACGCGCGACCTCGAGGGGCCGCTCTTCCGCGCCCTCGCATTCGCCGCCCCGCGCGAGGGCGCCAGGCCCTACGATTACGCGTTCACCACCCGCGCGCCCATGTACGGCAAGCTCCCCACCGAAAAGGAGCAGCGCCGGGCGGAGAGGCGCATGTGGCCGATCGAGAAGCTCGCGAAGGTTCGCCGCTCGACCGACGGTCACGAGGACCTCGACGAGCTCACCCCGCCCAAGCCCACGGGACCCATGCCCGATTTCCTGGCGCAAAACCCCGAGCTGCCCCTGCCGATCGGCCGGCGCGAGGGCCTCGTGCGCAAAGAGATCCCCTACGGCTCGATGCTCTCCTTCAGCCATTCCTTCGACGCCGGCGGTCGCACCTTCCTCCTCTCCCCCGATCTCACGCTCGTCCCCGCCGATCGCGTCCGCCCCTTTCGTCCGAGCTCTTTCCGCGGGGTTCCGATCGACGAGGCGCATCCATTGCCCCTCGGCTGGTTCCGAAAGAAACCGCGCCCGAGATACCGGCGTGACGAGAGGGGCTCGTTCGTGGAGACGGGCGAGCCGTGGGCGCCGCGCACGTTCGTGGGATTGACGGGCAAGAAGGTCGAGCACGACGGGGATCTGTTCTGGGAGACGCGCGAGCCGGGGCCGATCTACGCGCGCGCCCGTGACGTTTCGATCGTTCGCGAGCCGGAGGAGATGCCGGACGTCGTGGCGCCGGACGAGAAATGGATCGACGTCTCGCTCGGCGGGGGCACGCTCACGCTCTTCGAGGGCAAGCGCGCCGTCTATTCGACGCTCATGTCGCCAGGCGCGGGCGGCGTCACGCAAGACCCCAAGATGAAGACCGAGGAGCTCGTGCGCGCGGCCCTCACGCCCCTCGGCCGTTACCGCATCGCCGTCAAGTACCGCGCCACCCAGCTCACCGACGAGGCCACGCCCGATCCCACGTCGTTCTGGATCTCCGACGTGCCCTGGGTGCAATACTTCCGCAATCCCTTCGCCATCCACGCCGCTTACTGGCACGAGGATTTCGGCTCCCCGAAGAGCGGCGGGTGCATCAACCTCTCTCCCGAGGATGCAATGCACGTCTTCGGATGGACCGAGCCCCACGTCCCCGAGGGCTGGGCGAGCGTCGAGGCGCGGCGGGACGCGCTGGGGACGTGGATCGTGATACGGAAATAGACGCGCCGGGCGTCAGATCTCGAATTCGAGCAGGAACTCGTCGTCGCCGGTGCCGGCGACCTCCATGACGCGCGTCTCGGGCGGCTTCAGGGCCACGCGCGAGCGGCGCGGGATGCTCTTCGTCAAGAACACCGAGCCGCCCACCACGCTGCCCTCGCCGATCACGGTCTGTCCGCCGAGCACGGCGGCGTTCGAGTAGAGCGTCACCGAATCCTCGACCGTCGGGTGCCGCTTCGAATCGCGGATCACCCGGCCCCGATCGTCCTTCGGGTGCGAGATCGCGCCGAGCGTGACGCCCTGGTAGACCTTCACGCTCGAGCCGATGCGCGACGTCTCGCCGATGACGACGCCCGTCGCGTGATCGATGAAGAAGCTCTTGCCGATCCTCGCCCCGGGGTGAATGTCGGCGCCGCTCTGCGAATGCGCCCATTCGCTCATGATGCGCGGCATGAGCGGCACGCCCATCACGTACAGCTCGTGCGCCACGCGGTGCACCGTCACGGCGACGAGGCCCGGGTACGAGAGGATGACCTCGTCGACGCTCCCTGCGGCCGGATCGCCGTCGTAGGCGGCCTGCACGTCGAGGATGAGCGCGTCGCGGATCTCGGGCAGGCGCGCGAGGAACTCCGAGGCGAGGTGGCGGCCGCGGAACGCGCAGGGGCCGAGCTTCGCCTCCTCGCGCCCGGCGGCTTCTCCCGCCCAGCAGAGGCATTTCTCGATCTGCGTCGACAGCTTCTCGCGCAGCGTCGCGACGAGCGTCTCGACGTGGTAGCGCAGGTTGTCCGTCTTCAGGTCCTGCCGCCCGTAGTAGCCCGGGTAGAAGACCTGGAAGAGCAGCTCGATGATCCCGAAGATCTCCGCGCGCGAAGGCAGGTACTTCTTGTCGATGTGGTGGCCGCGCCCGTCGCGCTCGTAGCTCGCGAGCAGGCCGTCGATCACCCCACCGATGTCATCCTCTCGTTTCTTCATGACGCCCCGCGATCAGCCCACCGCCGTCGCCTTCTCGACGGCCTCGAACATGCCCTCGAAGAGCGCGGTCGAGAGGTATCGCTCGCCCGCGTCGGGCAGCACGGTCACGATGGTTTTCCCGGCGAAGGCCGGGTCTTTCGCGAGCCTGAGCGCCGCCACCATGGCCGCGCCGCACGAGATCCCGCACAGGATGCCCTCCTCGCGCGCGAGCCGCCGCGCCATGTCGAGCGACTCGTCGTTCGAGACCGCCTCGATCCGATCCACCACCGACAAATCCAGGTTCTTCGGGACGAACCCGGCCCCGAGCCCCTGGATCTTATGGGGCGCCGGCTTGAGCTCCTGGCCTGCGAGGGTCTGCGCGATGACGGGCGAATGGCTGGGCTCGACGCCGACGGTGAGGATGTTCTTGCCCATCGTTTGCTTGATGTAGCGCGAGACGCCGGTGATCGTGCCGCCGGTGCCCACGCCGGCGACGAAGACGTCGATCGCGCCGTCGGTGTCCTCCCAGATCTCGGGCCCGGTGGTCTTCTCGTGGATGGCGGGGTTCGCGGGGTTCTCGAACTGCCGCATGAGCACGTACTTGTCCGGCTGCGTCGCGGCCAGCTCCTCGGCCTTGGCGATGGCGCCCTTCATGCCGAGCGCGCCGGGCGTCAGGATGATCTGCGCGCCGAGCGCGACCAGCACCTTGCGCCGCTCCATGCTCATGGTCTCGGGCATGGTGAGCACGCACGAGTAGCCGCGCGCGGCGGCGGCGAAGGCGAGCGCGATGCCCGTGTTGCCGCTCGTCGCCTCGACGATGGCCTTGCCCGGGCGCAAGAGGCCGCGCTCCTCGGCGTCCCAGACCATCGCGGCGCCGATGCGGCATTTGACGGAGTAGGCGGGGTTTCGGCCCTCGATCTTCGCGAGCACGGTGGCGTGCGCGCCCTCGGTGAGCCGGTTGATTTTGACGAGCGGGGTCCGCCCGATGCTTCGGGAGTTGTCTTCGTAGATGCGCGCCATGACGGCCGGCACTCTACCATGATCGGACCGCGCGCGCGCCAACGTCCCCTTGCCGAAACACGGCCTTGCTCCATGCGGCTTTTGCGGGGTGCATCCTATGGACAGCGAGGCGAACGGAGGCGAGCGATTCGGCGGACGGCGAGCGATCGTGATCGGCGGCAGCGTGGCCGGGCTCGTGGCCGCGCGCGTGCTCTCGGACCATTTCGACGAAGTCGTCATCCTCGAGCGCGATCCGCTCCCCGAGGGCGCGGTCTTCCACCGGGGAGTCCCCCAGGCGCGGCACGTGCACGCCCTGCTTCTACGGGGTCTCGAGGCCCTCGAGTCCCTTTTCCCGTCGCTCCGCGCCGACCTCGACGTGGCAGGAGCGGTCACCGTGGACTCCGGCCGCGAGCTCCGCTGGTATCACACGGGCGGCTTCAACGTCGATTGCGAGGGCGCCCCCGTCGTCTGTGCGCAGAGCAGGCCCCTGCTCGAAGGCTTGATCCGGCAGCGGGTCCGCGCGATCCCGAACGTGCGCTTGCGCGACGGCGTCGAGGTCGCCGGCCTTTTGCCGAGCCCGGGCAGCACGGGCGGCGTCGAGGGTGTCCGCATCCGTGCGCCCGAGGCCGCAGGGCAGGCGCCCAACGCGACCGAGGAGCTTTGCGCCGAGCTCGTCGTGGACGCGAGCGGGCGCGGATCGCAGGGATCCGCGTGGCTCGAAGCGCTCGGCCATCCGAAGCCCGAGCGGTCGACCGTCAAGGTGCAGGTGGGGTACGCCTCGCGCATCTACCGGCGGCCCGAGCCGTCCCCCTATGCATGGAAGATACTGTACGTGACCGAGGCGCGCCTCGGCGCCGTCGTGCCGATCGAGGACGGGCAATGGATCGTGACGCTCGGCGGGATGCTCGGCGATTATCCGCCGGCCGACGAGGTCGGGTTCCTCGAGTTCGCGCGGAACCTGGCCACGCGCGAGCTTTTCGAGGTCATATCGCGCGCCGAGCCGCTCGGGAAGATTGACGTCTATCGCTTCCCCTCGCACCTCTGGCGGCGCTACGAGCGCATGAAGCGGATGCCGGACGGCTTCCTGGTCGTGGGCGACGCGCTCTGCAGCTTCAACCCGATCTATGGGCAGGGAATGACCGTGGCGGCGCTCGAGGGCCTGATGCTCGACAATGTCCTGCGCGCCGCGGGCGGGCGAGGGGACGTCCGTGGGCTCTCCCGGCGCTTTCACGCCGAGGCCGCGAAGGTCGTCGACGTGGCGTGGGCGGCGGCGACGGAAGCGGATTTGCGCATTCCCGAGGTGGAGGGTGAGCGCCCCTTCGGATTTGCGTTCCGGAGCTGGTACAACCAGCAGGTGCACGAGCTCAGGCTCTCCGATCCCGAGGTCGCGCTGCAGTTTTATCGGGTGATGCACCTGCTCGATCCGTCGAGCAAGCTCTATCACCCGCCCGTGCTCACGCGCGTGCTCGGCCACGCCGTCCGAAAGGTGCTCGAAAGATCACCTACGAAGCTCGTCGAGGCGCGTGCGGGCTTCCGTGACGTTTCGTGAGGCACGTGCAACGCTGCTCCATTCCATCTCGCCTGGTTGTACGATGCGGGGACCATGGGAGCAGCTGTACGAGCGACGGCGTTCCAGGAGCTCATCGCCGGCAAGTACCGGGTCGAGGGAGAGATCGGCCACGGCGCCATGGGCGTCGTGCTCGCCGCCACGCACGTCGACCTCGACCAGCGCGTGGCGATCAAGCTGATCCACGCCCACGCCGCCGACGATCCCGAGTCCCTCGCGCGCTTCCTCCAGGAGGCGCGCGCGGCCGCGAAGATCCACAGCGAGCACGTCGCCCGTGTCATCGACGTCGGTACGCTCGACGACGGTCGGTCCTATATCGTCATGGAGCACCTCGAGGGCTGTGACCTCGCCGAGGTCCTCCAGACCGACAGCCCGCTCCCCGTGCCCGTCGCGGTCAGCTACGCCCTCGAGGTCTGCGAGGGCCTCGCCGCCGCGCACGCCGCCGGCGTCGTCCACCGCGACCTGAAGCCCGCGAACATCTTCCTCGCCCGCCAGGCCGACGTGTCCTTCACCCTCAAGGTCCTCGATTTCGGCGTATCGAAGATCCTCCGCGGCTCGGATGCGCCGCTCGAGCCCCAGGCCGCGGTGACCCACACCGGCCAGATCTTCGGCTCGCCGGCCTACATGTCCCCCGAGCAGCTCCGCTCCTCGGGCCGCGTGGACGCGCGGGCCGACATCTGGGCGCTCGGGGTCGTGCTCTACCAGATGCTCGCGGGGGAGCTGCCCTTCGGCAAAGGCTCGATGGCCGATCTGATGGCCGCAATCGTGCGCGACCCGCCGGCGTCCCTGCGGCTTTCGCGCCCCGAGGTCCCCGAGGCGCTCGAGGAGGCCGTGCTGCGCTGCCTCGCGAAAGCGCCCGAGGATCGATATCGCTCGGTCGCGGATCTCGCCCTCGCGCTGCAGCCCTTCGGCCCCGAGGGCGCGGCCACGCGCGTCGAGAGAATCGGACGCCTGCTCGAACCCCAGAGCCGCCGGCGCGCCGATCGCCGGCCCACGCCGCTGACCCCGAGCTTCCTCGCGCGCGCCCCCGAGCCCGCCTCCTCGGCGCCCACGGGAACGCTCAGCTCCGGCGAGGCCGCTCAAAAGCTCGTTCAGCCTCCACCCGAGCCCTCGTCGCGCGAGGGGGACGAGCTCCGAAGCTCCCGGCGCACGGAGAGGAGGCGCGTGCACCTTGCCCTCGGCGGCGCGTTCCTCCTCGCGCTCGCGCTCCTGGTCGTGATGACCGTCCTGCGCGCCCCCCGGCCCGTCGCGCTCGACGCGCGGGTCGTGCCTCCCGCGACGAGCGTCGTGATTCCTGTGCCTGCCGCGCTCGTCGGGGGCACGGCCTCTGCGCCCGCCGAGGCCGCGCGCGCGGAGGTCACCATGACCGTGACCTCTGCGCCCCCGGGGACCAAGGTTTACCTCGGTGAGACGCTCGTCGGCGAGGCGCCCGGCGAGATGCGCTTCGCGCGCGGCAGCGACAAGATCACCCTCCGCCTCGTCGCGGATGGGCACGTTCCCGCGGAGATGGCGATCGTCCCCGACATCGATCGCGTGATCGCCGTCGAGTTGAAGCGCCTGCCCGCGCCCTCGACGCGCCCGAAGACGACGGTCCCCAAGGACCTGGAGCCATTCTGATGCGATTGTCGCGCCATCTCGCAATCGTATTCGGAGCCATGAGCGCAGGGCTCCTCGCCGCGACCTGCGCGCCCCTGCCGCCCCTCGGTACGCGCACCTGCGGCAATGCGGTGATCGAGGCCTTCGAGGAGTGCGACGGCCACGCGAGCGAGCCCGGGACGCACTGCGCCGAGCCCGACGAAGAGCACCATTGCCGGTTCACGTGCGGCGGTCCCTACAGGTGCCCGACGGGCTTCCAATGCGGCCGCGATCGGGTTTGCCGGGAGCCCAGCGGCGAGTTCCTGTCCCCCGAGACGGGCGAGCGATTCGCATCGCCAGGCCGCTTGCACATCGCCGATTTCAACGTCGATGGCAGGCCCGACGTCCTCTTGCTCGGCCACGCGGACTCGTACGGCCGCAGGCCTGCGCGGCTCGTGTATCCCTCCCAGCCCGCCCCGCCCACGATGTCGCAGGTGCTCCCTTCGGTCATCGGACCGACGGCGCTCGGCGACGTCGAGGGCACCGAGGGCAGCCCCGACGATATCGCGTTCGCGGACGACGCTGGCGTCGCCCTGCTCTTCGGGCATCCGAACAGGAGCCCCGAGTTCGCCA includes:
- a CDS encoding serine/threonine-protein kinase translates to MGAAVRATAFQELIAGKYRVEGEIGHGAMGVVLAATHVDLDQRVAIKLIHAHAADDPESLARFLQEARAAAKIHSEHVARVIDVGTLDDGRSYIVMEHLEGCDLAEVLQTDSPLPVPVAVSYALEVCEGLAAAHAAGVVHRDLKPANIFLARQADVSFTLKVLDFGVSKILRGSDAPLEPQAAVTHTGQIFGSPAYMSPEQLRSSGRVDARADIWALGVVLYQMLAGELPFGKGSMADLMAAIVRDPPASLRLSRPEVPEALEEAVLRCLAKAPEDRYRSVADLALALQPFGPEGAATRVERIGRLLEPQSRRRADRRPTPLTPSFLARAPEPASSAPTGTLSSGEAAQKLVQPPPEPSSREGDELRSSRRTERRRVHLALGGAFLLALALLVVMTVLRAPRPVALDARVVPPATSVVIPVPAALVGGTASAPAEAARAEVTMTVTSAPPGTKVYLGETLVGEAPGEMRFARGSDKITLRLVADGHVPAEMAIVPDIDRVIAVELKRLPAPSTRPKTTVPKDLEPF
- a CDS encoding lipase maturation factor family protein produces the protein MADTRTEGGAEDDLPAGLRESPLRRFLEPPRTYTITRFFLLRLLGLVYFVAFFSAARQMPALVGHEGLLPADAFLDQVVSFSGTRLAAFRRVPTLLFWLGASDGTLTLLCALGAGLSLAVMLGVTNAIAQLVLWALYMSLSHVGQIFYGYGWEIQLLETGFLAIFLCPIRSLGPFSGPPPPRVVIVLYRWLIVRIMLGAGLIKLRGDPCWRDLTCLVYHYETQPVPSPVSWLLHQLPRAAHVGGVLFNHLVELVAPLFAFGPRKPRLVAGALFVLFQVVLILSGNLSFLNWLTIVPAIACFDDEALARLLPSRLRARALAANEREPARAHRIAAAVLATVVAIFSIQPVANLLSSRQVMNTSFDPLGIVNTYGAFGSVGKERYEVILEGTSAEVLDESTRWLEYELPCKPGDVRRRPCLISPYHYRLDWQMWFAAQSTVEGEPWLVNLVQKLLRGKPGVKRLLARDPFPDAPPRFVRAQLYRYRFTRIGDGKPGFWERELVGAYMRPVAADDPGVAGYLEAYGIEP
- a CDS encoding phosphate/phosphite/phosphonate ABC transporter substrate-binding protein; the protein is MTLPTLTFGVVPFKQDNGARLLLNDFCARLGDAIGHVVHPHRAPSPEALAAAVSAGRVHVAWLSPTLLATSKLADLVVPLASSIREGSAQYHAALFARDDSPIKAAEDLARKRVAWVAPSSASGYIYPRLALARRGLDPRTLFASEGFHQSHGAVAAAVSEGRADVGATFVSFENGDPSRPVARAGFRELEGASPARIVLMAGPIPADVIVALRSFNPQFRANLLRALKVLAAGEATSASVQSIFGVRTFAAHSENALATLHQMIKSARDMGLL
- a CDS encoding poly-gamma-glutamate hydrolase family protein; amino-acid sequence: MKPVRPHPTLTDAEVEAQGGFVERLADDGASAFLIAIAPHGGWIERFTDMQAERLRDALAGFGASSWLCRGHRPGGGAYASFHVPSTDIDEASFPLLGRVLGRGFAHAVAFHGHDVPGVLIGGSAPEAQKLAVKAAIEVALAGAGVAVRVADASCRHAGESPRNVVNRLAPGGGLQIEQCMRARQSHWAAIADAVASVYLART
- a CDS encoding serine O-acetyltransferase, translating into MKKREDDIGGVIDGLLASYERDGRGHHIDKKYLPSRAEIFGIIELLFQVFYPGYYGRQDLKTDNLRYHVETLVATLREKLSTQIEKCLCWAGEAAGREEAKLGPCAFRGRHLASEFLARLPEIRDALILDVQAAYDGDPAAGSVDEVILSYPGLVAVTVHRVAHELYVMGVPLMPRIMSEWAHSQSGADIHPGARIGKSFFIDHATGVVIGETSRIGSSVKVYQGVTLGAISHPKDDRGRVIRDSKRHPTVEDSVTLYSNAAVLGGQTVIGEGSVVGGSVFLTKSIPRRSRVALKPPETRVMEVAGTGDDEFLLEFEI
- a CDS encoding FAD-dependent oxidoreductase produces the protein MDSEANGGERFGGRRAIVIGGSVAGLVAARVLSDHFDEVVILERDPLPEGAVFHRGVPQARHVHALLLRGLEALESLFPSLRADLDVAGAVTVDSGRELRWYHTGGFNVDCEGAPVVCAQSRPLLEGLIRQRVRAIPNVRLRDGVEVAGLLPSPGSTGGVEGVRIRAPEAAGQAPNATEELCAELVVDASGRGSQGSAWLEALGHPKPERSTVKVQVGYASRIYRRPEPSPYAWKILYVTEARLGAVVPIEDGQWIVTLGGMLGDYPPADEVGFLEFARNLATRELFEVISRAEPLGKIDVYRFPSHLWRRYERMKRMPDGFLVVGDALCSFNPIYGQGMTVAALEGLMLDNVLRAAGGRGDVRGLSRRFHAEAAKVVDVAWAAATEADLRIPEVEGERPFGFAFRSWYNQQVHELRLSDPEVALQFYRVMHLLDPSSKLYHPPVLTRVLGHAVRKVLERSPTKLVEARAGFRDVS
- a CDS encoding vWA domain-containing protein, which produces MKRTSFSTWACVLGALGLFIGGACGGTGSGETSGGGASGATAGTAAGGAGGAGGSGAGTIGGCEPACTAPQVCSAAGVCIDEGTCAADGDCMPGTICDLTTKACVPGGACGAQEAKVDNAPPNLLVVLDRSCSMTEAVGASNKWKIAVAAINKMTEAYKGKIRFGLGLFPDTVAPNCGQDKMVIPVGPDNETPIQTLLTAALKTADPYYPDNPCVTNIDTAMTQAATEPAFMDADRDSYALLISDGKQSAGCDPNGNADVMTEATIKNLYEVQGVPTFVLGFGSGIDPAQMNKFAVAGGVPKDGANKYYNAANQDSLDMALAAIAQKTLSCAYTLDKKPASASEIYVFFDNVTTPVPRDVTHMDGWDYDSAANQVVFYGPACDSLKTGVIKDLDIVLGCSEPTPN
- the cysK gene encoding cysteine synthase A, with product MARIYEDNSRSIGRTPLVKINRLTEGAHATVLAKIEGRNPAYSVKCRIGAAMVWDAEERGLLRPGKAIVEATSGNTGIALAFAAAARGYSCVLTMPETMSMERRKVLVALGAQIILTPGALGMKGAIAKAEELAATQPDKYVLMRQFENPANPAIHEKTTGPEIWEDTDGAIDVFVAGVGTGGTITGVSRYIKQTMGKNILTVGVEPSHSPVIAQTLAGQELKPAPHKIQGLGAGFVPKNLDLSVVDRIEAVSNDESLDMARRLAREEGILCGISCGAAMVAALRLAKDPAFAGKTIVTVLPDAGERYLSTALFEGMFEAVEKATAVG
- a CDS encoding L,D-transpeptidase, which produces MRLALRRVLLPLVLLSTGCASDPPPPRPGPVAAPENAGAAVLPARAEPTSGARVAIDAGADAEAPVAKDAKGARPRLGSIGYTTWIVSDKLAKNRIGQVRPGTTIPLRSEAPVELPRRSDHGRCKSGRLYEVEPRGYVCEDDTVTRDLEGPLFRALAFAAPREGARPYDYAFTTRAPMYGKLPTEKEQRRAERRMWPIEKLAKVRRSTDGHEDLDELTPPKPTGPMPDFLAQNPELPLPIGRREGLVRKEIPYGSMLSFSHSFDAGGRTFLLSPDLTLVPADRVRPFRPSSFRGVPIDEAHPLPLGWFRKKPRPRYRRDERGSFVETGEPWAPRTFVGLTGKKVEHDGDLFWETREPGPIYARARDVSIVREPEEMPDVVAPDEKWIDVSLGGGTLTLFEGKRAVYSTLMSPGAGGVTQDPKMKTEELVRAALTPLGRYRIAVKYRATQLTDEATPDPTSFWISDVPWVQYFRNPFAIHAAYWHEDFGSPKSGGCINLSPEDAMHVFGWTEPHVPEGWASVEARRDALGTWIVIRK